From a single Haloarcula sp. DT43 genomic region:
- a CDS encoding dihydrolipoyl dehydrogenase family protein — MTHVVIIGAYGSAGAAVAGELVGEEDIELTLIDNGEPGGGLCILRGCMPSKEVLSAAAHRFQARHDERLVGDVPEVDLEAVVERKDDHVLGWAGHRRASIHEMAEREDVTFVHDTATFVDEHTVRAGGEDHEADYVVVATGSSVNVPDTPGIGGVDFMTSDQVLDATEFPDSGIVMGFGYIGMELVPYLAEAGGMELTVVEHDDRPIDEGDPEFGDEALDIYEDNWDVTIPTNCHEKALEETDDGGVRLTVEYDDGREETFEADQLFLFTGRRPTVEGLGLENTPVSVVGDWVRDTMQTRDADHIYAVGDVNGKEPILHVAKEQGFTAAENILRQEAGGTLEEYRNVHHHVIFSGLGVYPFARVGHSEQTAREAGYDVVTATRQASDDGVFKSKDVPEGLAKLVVDADDGTVLGWQGMHYHADSFAKTFQIVVELGLDVRDLPDRAYHPTLPENVDGLIRDCVDELQST; from the coding sequence ACTCGTCGGGGAAGAGGACATCGAACTCACGCTCATCGACAACGGCGAGCCCGGCGGCGGCCTCTGTATCCTGCGGGGCTGCATGCCGTCCAAGGAAGTCCTCTCCGCGGCCGCACACCGGTTTCAGGCGCGCCACGACGAGCGCCTCGTCGGCGACGTTCCCGAGGTCGACCTGGAGGCGGTCGTCGAGCGCAAGGACGACCACGTCCTCGGTTGGGCCGGCCACCGGCGGGCCTCCATCCACGAGATGGCCGAGCGCGAGGACGTGACCTTCGTCCACGACACCGCGACGTTCGTCGACGAGCACACGGTCCGGGCCGGCGGCGAGGACCACGAGGCCGACTACGTCGTCGTCGCCACCGGCTCCAGCGTGAACGTCCCGGACACGCCCGGCATCGGCGGGGTGGATTTCATGACCAGCGACCAGGTGCTCGACGCCACGGAGTTCCCCGACTCCGGCATCGTGATGGGCTTTGGCTACATCGGGATGGAGTTGGTCCCGTACCTCGCCGAGGCCGGCGGGATGGAGCTCACGGTCGTCGAACACGACGACCGGCCCATCGACGAGGGCGACCCGGAGTTCGGCGACGAGGCACTGGACATCTACGAGGACAACTGGGACGTGACCATCCCGACGAACTGCCACGAGAAGGCCCTGGAGGAGACCGACGACGGCGGCGTCCGGCTCACCGTCGAGTACGACGACGGGCGCGAGGAGACCTTCGAGGCCGACCAGCTGTTCCTCTTTACCGGCCGCCGCCCGACCGTCGAGGGGCTGGGGCTCGAAAACACGCCCGTCTCCGTCGTGGGCGACTGGGTGCGGGACACGATGCAGACCCGCGACGCCGACCACATCTACGCCGTCGGCGACGTCAACGGGAAGGAGCCGATTCTCCACGTCGCCAAGGAGCAGGGCTTCACCGCCGCCGAGAACATCCTCCGGCAGGAAGCCGGCGGGACCCTCGAAGAATACCGGAACGTCCACCACCACGTCATCTTCTCCGGGCTCGGGGTCTACCCGTTCGCCCGCGTCGGCCACAGCGAACAGACCGCGAGAGAGGCGGGCTACGACGTGGTCACGGCGACGCGCCAGGCCAGCGACGACGGCGTGTTCAAGTCGAAGGACGTGCCCGAGGGGCTGGCGAAGCTCGTCGTCGACGCCGACGACGGGACGGTGCTGGGCTGGCAAGGCATGCACTACCACGCCGACAGTTTCGCCAAGACGTTCCAGATTGTCGTCGAGCTAGGGCTGGACGTGCGTGACCTGCCCGACCGGGCCTACCACCCGACGCTGCCGGAGAACGTCGACGGGCTGATTCGGGACTGCGTCGACGAGCTTCAGTCGACCTGA